The genomic DNA AGCGGCGAGGTCAGCGAGACGTTGCGGAGGTAGTCGAGGACCTCCTCGCGGGTGGTCTCACGCCCGAGCCGCAGGCTGAGGATCGCGATCGAGACGTCAGGCACCGGGACACGGATCGAGCTGCCGGTGATCGGTGCCTTGAGGTCGGGCAGCGCCTTGGCGACGGCGGAGGCCGCACCGGTCTCGGTGATGACCATGTTGAGCGGCGCCGAGCGGCCACGGCGGTCGGCGCTGTGGTAGTTGTCCAGCAGGTTCTGGTCGTTGGTGAACGAGTGGACGGTCTCCACGTGGCCGCGCAGGACGCCGTACTCGTCCGCCATCGCCTTCAGAGGCGGCACGATCGCGTTGGTGGTGCAGGACGCGCAGGACAGGATCTGCTCGTCCGGCTTGATCATGTCGTGATTGACGCCGTGCACGATGTTGGGGACGTCACCCTTGCCGGGCGCGGTCAGGACGACCTTGTCGATACCGGGGCGCAAGTGCTTCGACAGGCCTTCGCGGTCGCGCCACTTGCCGGTGTTGTCGATGAGGATGGCGTCCTTGATGCCGTACGCCGTGTAGTCGACCTCCGAGGGGTCGTTGGCGTAGATCACCTTGATCTCGTTGCCGTTGGCGCTGATCGTGCTGTTCGCCTCGTCGACGGTGATCGTGCCCTGGAACTGGCCGTGGATGGAGTCGCGGCGCAGCAGGGAGGCGCGCTTGACGATGTCCTGGTCACCACCCTGACGGACGACGATGGCGCGCAGCCGCAGGCCGTTGCCGGAGCCGGCCTTCTCGATGAGCAGGCGGGCGACGAGGCGGCCGATGCGGCCGAAGCCGTAGAGGACGACGTCGCGCGGCTCGCTGCGCTCCATCTTGTTGGCACCGGTGGCGCCGGCGACGGCGCCGGCGGTGAACTCCTCCACCGAGAGACCGCGGTCGTCGGTCTTGTACGTCGCGGCGAGCATGCCGATGTCGATCTGGGAAGGGCCGAGATCGAGCGAGGCGAGAGCCTGCAGGAACGGCATCGTCTCGGTGACCGAGAGTTCCTCACCGGCGATCTGCCGGGCGAATCGGTGGGTCTTGAGGATGCTGACCACTGACTTGTTCACCAAGGAGCGGCTGTGAAGCAGGATCGTGACGTCCCGCTCCCGGTGCAGCTTCCCGATGATCGGGATCATCGACTCCGCGATCCTCTCGCGGTTCTTCCAGCTGGTGAACGAGTCCTCATTGACAGTCACAGGTTTATCTTTCGAGCTAGGCGGTGCTCATATGCTAACCCGCCGCTCTTTTGATCATTCAAACGGTGCCACCTGAGCGCATCCCGCGATCGGCTCCATGGCCACACCGCGACGGGAATGGGTCGCCGCATGGGAAAAAATGTTCCGTTAAAGCCGATTTGGACCAGTGCAATCTCCCTCATGTGATGCTCGTCGGTCTCGGCGTCGACGTGGTCCGCATCGACGGGCTCGGCGCACCTCCTCCTGGACGCCGTCCACGAACCGCGACGAGAAGCGCTCCGGATCCGTCACCGACCCGCGATCACGACAGCGAACAGCGTCACCGAGAGCAGCACGACGAGGGCACCCCCGGCCATGAACGCGCGTTCAGCACCCAAGCGCTCCCGCCCGTGGACCACGACGATTCGCGGGTCGGCCGGATCGTAGGAGACATGTACGTTGTCGCCGTCGCTCAACGGCTGTCGCCGGGTGGAGGGAACGGGACAGACCACTTCCATCACCCTGTCGTCCTCCGTCACGAACTGGAGCAGCGGGCGCAGCATGGCCGACTCCTCACGGACCGCTGCCGGGTGCCGCTTGACGAGCGCCTGGACACGCACACCCGTCTCGCTCAATCGGCGTGCCTGGCGCAAGCCGTAGGCCCCCACAAGGACGGCGAACATGCCGCCGAACGCGGCGATCCCTGCCGGCACGGCCACGGCCCCCACGCCCATGTCACGCCTCACTCCGATGTGTGTCCTCGCCCGGCCGCCTTCGCACAGGCACCCCGACATTCTGGTCACATCAGGGCGGCCAGCGCGTGGTTGAGTTCCACGACGTTGACGCTTCTCTGACCCAGAAACCCGAGAACACGTCCCTGGACGTGGTGGGCGACCAGCGCCTTGACCTCGGCGGGGGCGAGGTGACGGGCCTTGGCGACACGGCCGACCTGTTCGTAGGCGTAGGCCGGGGAGATCGCCGGGTCGAGCCCGGAACCGCTGGCGGTGACGGCGTCCGCGGGGACCGATGCGGGCGGGACCCCGTCGAAGGCGGCGACGGCGGCGCGGCGGATCCTGATGGTCCTGATCAGGTCGGTGTTGTTCGGGCCCAGGTTGGAGGCACCGGAGTTCATGGGGTCGTAGCCGCCCGCGGACGGCCGCGGCTGGAACCACTTGGGGTCAGGGCGCAGCGGCTCCAGCGCGTCGCCGGGATTCTTCTTCGGCAGGGCGAAGTTCTGGCCGATCAGCCTCGAGGCCACCGGCGTACCGTCAGTCGTCAGCAGGGAACCGTTGGCCTGGTGCGGGAGGCCGGCCTGGGCGATGCCCGTGACGAGCAGCGGATAGCCGATGCCGGTGATCACAGTGAGAACCAGCAGCATCCGCAACGCGCTCAGATAGCGCTGCAGTACGCGGGGAAGATCGGTGCGCACCGTGGGATCGCCTTCCTCTCTCTTCGGGCCGACTGTCAGCGCAGGCCGGGGATGAACTGGATGACGAGGTCGAGCAGCTTGATGCCCACGAAGGGCAGTACCAGGCCGCCGAGCCCGTACATCCAGATGTTGCGGCTGAGCAGCTTCGCGGCGGAGGACGGCCGGTAGCGCACGCCACGCAGCGCGAGCGGGATCAGCGCGATGATGATCAGCGCGTTGAAGACGATCGCGGAGGTGATCGCCGAGGTCGGGCTGTGCAGGCGCATGATGTTCAGCTTGTCCAGGCCCGGGTAGACCACCGCGAACATCGCCGGGATGATCGCGAAGTACTTCGCGACGTCGTTGGCGATCGAGAAGGTGGTCAGCGCACCACGGGTCATCAGGAGCTGCTTGCCGATCTCGACGATCTCGATGAGTTTCGTCGGGTTGGAGTCCAGGTCGACCATGTTCCCGGCCTCCTTGGCGGCCGAGGTGCCCGTGTTCATCGCCACGCCGACGTCCGCCTGAGCGAGCGCGGGCGCGTCGTTCGTACCGTCACCGGTCATCGCGACGAGCTTGCCGCCCGCCTGCTCACGCCGGATCAGGGCCATCTTGTCCTCGGGCGTGGCCTCCGCGAGGAAGTCGTCCACCCCTGCCTCCTCGGCGATGGCCTTCGCGGTCAGCGGGTTGTCACCCGTGATCATGACCGTCTTGATGCCCATGCGGCGCAGCTCGTCGAACCGCTCCCGCATCCCTTCCTTGACGACGTCCTTGAGGTGGATGACACCGAGAACGCGGGCGCCGGGCGCATCGCCGTGCCGGATCACCTCGCCGACGACCAAGGGGGTGCCGCCGCTCGCAGAGATGCCGTCGACGATGCCGCCGACCTCCGCCGTGGGGTGGCCGCCGTTTTCGCGGACCCAGCGCATCACTGCCGTCGCCGCTCCCTTGCGCAGGAACCGGTTCTCCTGAGGGTCGTTGAGGTCCACGCCGCTCATCCGGCTCTGAGCGGTGAAGGGTACGAACTGTGCCTGGGCCAGCTCTCCTTCGCCACGGCCGCGCAGCGCGTACTCCTGCTTGGCGAGGACGACGATCGAACGGCCCTCGGGCGTCTCGTCGGCGATCGACGACAGCTGGGAGGCGTCGGCGAGTTCCTCGACGCTCACCCCGTCCACCGGCAGGAATTCGGCGGCCTGGCGGTTGCCGAGGGTGATGGTGCCGGTCTTGTCGAGCAGCAGCGTGTTGACGTCACCCGCGGCCTCCACCGCACGCCCGGACATCGCCAGCACATTGCGCTGCACGAGCCGGTCCATGCCCGCGATCCCGATCGCAGACAGCAGCGCGCCGATGGTCGTGGGGATCAAGGCGACTACGAGGGCGGCGAGGATGACGATGGTCTGCTCGGCCCCTGCGAAGAGGGCGAAGGGCTGCAGCGTCGCCACCGCGATCAGGAAGACGATGGTGAGCGATGCCAGGAGGATGTTGAGCGCGATCTCGTTCGGCGTCTTCTGCCGCGCGGCCCCCTCCACGAGTGCGATCATCCGGTCGATGAAGGTCTCCCCCGGCTTCGAGGTGATCCTCACGACGATCCGGTCCGAGAGCACCTTGGTGCCGCCCGTGACCGCCGACCGGTCGCCGCCCGACTCGCGGATCACCGGCGCCGACTCACCCGTGATGGCCGATTCGTCGACGCTCGCGATGCCCTCGACGACATCGCCGTCGCCGGGGATGATCTGCCCGGCCTCGACGACGACGTGATCGCCCAGTCGCAGATCCACACCTGAGACTTCCTCCTCCGCGGCGTCGGTCGCGCCCGGCCGCCAGCCGGCGAGACGTCGGGCCATCGTCGTCGTCCTGGCGTGGCGCAGGGTCTCCGCCTGGGCCTTGCCGCGTCCCTCGGCCACTGCTTCGGCGAGATTGGCGAAGACCGCCGTCAGCCAGAGCCACGCCGTGATCACCCAGGCGAAGACGCTGGGCGTCCTGATGGCCGACAGCGTGGTCAGCACCGCGCCGACCTCCACCACGAACATGACGGGGTTGTGGACCATCGAGCGCGGATCCAGCTTGTGCAGGGCGTCGGGGAAGGACGTCAGTAGCTGCTTGGGATCGAGCAGCCCGCCCGAGACCCGGTGCTGCTGACGCCCGGCGCTGGGCGGGGTGGGAGCGGGCGTGGCGGTCGTGGACATCAGTGCAGACCCTCCGCGAGGGGGCCGAGCGCGAGCGCCGGGAAGTACGTCAGACCGACAACGATGAGGATCACTCCGGTCAACAGCCCGACGAACTGCGGCCGGTGAGTGGGCAGGGTGCCCGCGGTGACCGGTACGGGCTGCTGCCCGGCGAGCGAGCCGGCGAGTGCCAGGACGAACACCATCGGAAGGAACCGGCCGAGGAGCATGACCACACCGAGTGCGGTGTTGTACCAGACGGTGTTGACACTCAGTCCTGCGAATGCCGAGCCGTTGTTGTTCGCAGCCGACGCGAAGGCGTACAGGACCTCGGAGAAGCCGTGCGGCCCGGAATTGAGCATCGCCGCCCTCTCCCCCGGGAACGCCATCGCCAGCCCCGCACCGACCAGCACGAGGGCCGGTGTGGTCAGGATGTAGAGCGAGGCGAACTTCATCTCCCGGCCCCGAAGCTTCTTGCCCAGGTACTCGGGCGTACGGCCGACCATCAGTCCGGCGACGAACACCGCGACGATTGCGAGGATCAGGATCCCGTAGAGCCCGGAGCCGGCACCCCCGGGCGCGATCTCCCCCAGCATCATGTTGAAGACGGTCATTCCGCCGCCGCCCGGCGTGTACGAGTCATGGAAGGAGTTGACCGCTCCGCACGACGTGAGAGTCGTCGACACGGCGAACAGAGCCGAGGCCCAGATCCCGAACCGCGTCTCCTTGCCCTCCATCATTCCGCCGGCCGCATGACCGGCCGCGCTGCTTACACTGTGCAACTCGTTGGCGGTCACGATGGCGACCGATGCGACCCAGATCGATGCCATCACGGCGACGATCGCGTAACCCTGGCGGTTGTCACCCATCATCGCCCCGAAGGTCCGCGGGAGCGAGAACGCGATGACCAGCATGAGGTAGATCTCGATCAGGTTGGTGAAGGCGTTGGGGTTCTCGAAGGGGTGCGCGGAGTTCGCGTTGTAGAACCCGCCGCCGTTGGTGCCCAGTTCCTTGATGGACTCCTGCGAGGCGACGGGGCCGCCGGTCATGCTCTGGTGCTCGCCCGCGATGGTGGTGATGTCGTGGACGCCATGGAAATTCTGAACGGCACCGGCGGCCACCAGAACGATCGCGAAGACAAAGGCGAGGGGCAGCAGAACGCGCAGCACGACTCGTGTCAGGTCCACCCAGAAATTCCCGACGCGATCGGTCATCTTCCTGCTGAAGCCCCGGATCAACGCCGCGACGACCGCGATGCCCACGGCCGCGGAGACGAAGTTCTGCACCGCGAGCCCGGCCATCTGGACCAGATGACCCATCGTCGACTCGCCTGAGTAAGACTGCCAGTTGGTATTGG from Streptomyces sp. NBC_01707 includes the following:
- the kdpB gene encoding potassium-transporting ATPase subunit KdpB, coding for MSTTATPAPTPPSAGRQQHRVSGGLLDPKQLLTSFPDALHKLDPRSMVHNPVMFVVEVGAVLTTLSAIRTPSVFAWVITAWLWLTAVFANLAEAVAEGRGKAQAETLRHARTTTMARRLAGWRPGATDAAEEEVSGVDLRLGDHVVVEAGQIIPGDGDVVEGIASVDESAITGESAPVIRESGGDRSAVTGGTKVLSDRIVVRITSKPGETFIDRMIALVEGAARQKTPNEIALNILLASLTIVFLIAVATLQPFALFAGAEQTIVILAALVVALIPTTIGALLSAIGIAGMDRLVQRNVLAMSGRAVEAAGDVNTLLLDKTGTITLGNRQAAEFLPVDGVSVEELADASQLSSIADETPEGRSIVVLAKQEYALRGRGEGELAQAQFVPFTAQSRMSGVDLNDPQENRFLRKGAATAVMRWVRENGGHPTAEVGGIVDGISASGGTPLVVGEVIRHGDAPGARVLGVIHLKDVVKEGMRERFDELRRMGIKTVMITGDNPLTAKAIAEEAGVDDFLAEATPEDKMALIRREQAGGKLVAMTGDGTNDAPALAQADVGVAMNTGTSAAKEAGNMVDLDSNPTKLIEIVEIGKQLLMTRGALTTFSIANDVAKYFAIIPAMFAVVYPGLDKLNIMRLHSPTSAITSAIVFNALIIIALIPLALRGVRYRPSSAAKLLSRNIWMYGLGGLVLPFVGIKLLDLVIQFIPGLR
- the kdpC gene encoding potassium-transporting ATPase subunit KdpC, yielding MRTDLPRVLQRYLSALRMLLVLTVITGIGYPLLVTGIAQAGLPHQANGSLLTTDGTPVASRLIGQNFALPKKNPGDALEPLRPDPKWFQPRPSAGGYDPMNSGASNLGPNNTDLIRTIRIRRAAVAAFDGVPPASVPADAVTASGSGLDPAISPAYAYEQVGRVAKARHLAPAEVKALVAHHVQGRVLGFLGQRSVNVVELNHALAALM
- a CDS encoding glyceraldehyde-3-phosphate dehydrogenase, with the translated sequence MTVNEDSFTSWKNRERIAESMIPIIGKLHRERDVTILLHSRSLVNKSVVSILKTHRFARQIAGEELSVTETMPFLQALASLDLGPSQIDIGMLAATYKTDDRGLSVEEFTAGAVAGATGANKMERSEPRDVVLYGFGRIGRLVARLLIEKAGSGNGLRLRAIVVRQGGDQDIVKRASLLRRDSIHGQFQGTITVDEANSTISANGNEIKVIYANDPSEVDYTAYGIKDAILIDNTGKWRDREGLSKHLRPGIDKVVLTAPGKGDVPNIVHGVNHDMIKPDEQILSCASCTTNAIVPPLKAMADEYGVLRGHVETVHSFTNDQNLLDNYHSADRRGRSAPLNMVITETGAASAVAKALPDLKAPITGSSIRVPVPDVSIAILSLRLGRETTREEVLDYLRNVSLTSPLKRQIDFTTAPDAVSSDFIGSRHASIVDAGATKVDGDNAILYLWYDNEFGYSCQVIRVVQHVSGVEYPTYPVPAV
- the kdpA gene encoding potassium-transporting ATPase subunit KdpA, whose protein sequence is MNDTLAGWLQVLALVVALGLSFRPLGGYIARVLTTDHHWAAERLIYRAGGVNADADQKWSVYLRSILAFSAVSVLFLYAFLRLQNHLLLSLGMKPVSTDQSFNTAASFVTNTNWQSYSGESTMGHLVQMAGLAVQNFVSAAVGIAVVAALIRGFSRKMTDRVGNFWVDLTRVVLRVLLPLAFVFAIVLVAAGAVQNFHGVHDITTIAGEHQSMTGGPVASQESIKELGTNGGGFYNANSAHPFENPNAFTNLIEIYLMLVIAFSLPRTFGAMMGDNRQGYAIVAVMASIWVASVAIVTANELHSVSSAAGHAAGGMMEGKETRFGIWASALFAVSTTLTSCGAVNSFHDSYTPGGGGMTVFNMMLGEIAPGGAGSGLYGILILAIVAVFVAGLMVGRTPEYLGKKLRGREMKFASLYILTTPALVLVGAGLAMAFPGERAAMLNSGPHGFSEVLYAFASAANNNGSAFAGLSVNTVWYNTALGVVMLLGRFLPMVFVLALAGSLAGQQPVPVTAGTLPTHRPQFVGLLTGVILIVVGLTYFPALALGPLAEGLH
- a CDS encoding DUF3592 domain-containing protein; this translates as MGVGAVAVPAGIAAFGGMFAVLVGAYGLRQARRLSETGVRVQALVKRHPAAVREESAMLRPLLQFVTEDDRVMEVVCPVPSTRRQPLSDGDNVHVSYDPADPRIVVVHGRERLGAERAFMAGGALVVLLSVTLFAVVIAGR